In the Mytilus trossulus isolate FHL-02 chromosome 1, PNRI_Mtr1.1.1.hap1, whole genome shotgun sequence genome, one interval contains:
- the LOC134685287 gene encoding DBH-like monooxygenase protein 1, with protein sequence MYLLTIFLTFLLGLHYSNGRIVDPIHPTQRPLVPSHTKPTPTAAFQHEFQLDSDGNFWLFWNVSGTNITFETHVRTRGYVGFGLSSNGKMFPSDVVVGWVKDGTAVLKDCHTTGHFTPEVDTSQDWHLISGFENDFGTVLTFSRKLDTCDDNDTIITDDTVKAIYSYHPDDPDSVQGMQWHGVKRRGAQSLMFLSSTKSDVSIPANNIHIDLVSPNFAVPSVDTRYQCTIHKIPTLTKKHHMIRYEPVIQRDNIDYVHHAVITTCPEVTEADVGTSFECYSRGTPRRFQTCSEVVVAWAVGGVAFNMPEHVGFAFGEADSPKYLRLEMHYNNPTMKSDIVDSSGIRLILTPDTRQFDAAGMSVGVNVDPTHFIPPYQKAFLSTGYCSPECTEKGLPETGIKIFGLLQHAHLLGAGIKTRHIRNGTELSPIAEDDHYDFNYQDIRVLKEEREVKRGDSFIVECTYDSSRRNKPTIGGLSTQEEMCVSFLYYYPRTTMSLCLGLPVYDQISKDPSKAVEQFKGWNWRDNNVQHMFQDLVNNSTYRIICNGPERLKIHRHFSVVPKPDVPFQKPQRQCS encoded by the exons atgtatttgttgactatatttttgacatttttgcttGGGTTGCATTATAGCAATGGGCGCATTGTTGATCCAATACATCCAACACAAAGGCCTTTAGTGCCTTCTCACACAAAACCCACTCCAACAGCAGCATTTCAACATGAATTTCAGTTGGACTCTGACGGAAACTTTTGGTTATTTTGGAATGTCAGCGGTACCAATATAACGTTCGAAACTCATGTCAGAACTAGAGGATATGTTGGATTTGGGCTttcatcaaatggtaaaatgTTTCCATCTGATGTTGTCGTCGGATGGGTGAAAGACGGAACAGCAGTTTTAAAA gactGCCACACCACAGGACATTTTACTCCCGAAGTAGATACCAGCCAGGATTGGCACTTGATTAGTGGATTTGAGAACGATTTTGGCACTGTCCTGACATTTTCAAGAAAATTGGACACATGCGATGACAACGACACAATAATAACA GACGACACTGTGAAAGCTATATATTCCTACCATCCTGACGATCCAGATTCTGTCCAAGGAATGCAATGGCATGGAGTAAAACGTCGTGGTGCTCAAAGTTTGATGTTTTTGTCATCTACTAAGTCGGATGTTTCCATTCCAGCGAATAATATACACATAGATCTAGTATCACCAAAC TTTGCTGTACCTTCTGTTGATACACGTTACCAATGTACTATACACAAAATACCAACCCTAACGAAGAAACATCATATGATCAGA tACGAACCTGTTATACAGAGAGACAACATCGATTATGTCCACCATGCTGTTATTACAACATGTCCTGAAGTTACCGAGGCAGATGTTGGAACTTCCTTCGAGTGTTACTCAAGAGGTACTCCTAGACGTTTCCAGACATGCAGTGAAGTAGTGGTGGCGTGGGCTGTAGGTGGAGTG GCTTTTAATATGCCAGAACACGTAGGATTTGCTTTTGGCGAGGCAGACAGTCCTAAATATTTAAGACTAGAAATGCATTATAACAATCCTACCATGAAATCTG ATATTGTTGACAGTTCAGGTATCAGATTAATTCTCACCCCGGATACTCGCCAGTTTGATGCAGCCGGTATGAGTGTTGGAGTCAATGTTGATCCGACTCATTTTATACCACCATACCAAAAAGCTTTTTTGTCTACGGGATATTGCAGTCCAGAGTGTACTGAAAAG GGTTTACCAGAAACAGGAATTAAGATTTTTGGCCTCTTACAACATGCTCATTTATTAGGTGCTGGAATTAAAACACGGCATATAAGAAACGGAACTGAACTGTCACCGATAGCTGAGGATGATCACTATGATTTTAATTACCAAGATATCCGGGTTTTAAAAGAAGAACGAGAGGTCAAACGA GGCGACAGCTTTATTGTTGAATGTACATACGACTCATCGAGAAGAAACAAACCAACAATA gGAGGTCTATCAACACAAGAAGAGATGTGTGTTTCCTTTTTATACTACTATCCACGGACAACAATGTCTTTATGCTTGGGTTTACCAGTGTATGACCAGATATCCAAAGATCCATCCAAAGCAGTAGAACAATTCAAAGGTTGGAATTGGAGAGATAATAATGTCCAGCACATGTTTCAAGACTTGGTCAATAACTCAACATATCGAATTATCTGTAATGGACCCGAAAGGCTCAAG ATTCATCGTCACTTTTCAGTTGTTCCTAAACCGGATGTTCCTTTCCAGAAACCACAACGACAATGTTCCTAA